A single genomic interval of bacterium harbors:
- a CDS encoding type II toxin-antitoxin system Phd/YefM family antitoxin — MTSLSVSKLRADLADAINRVAYRKERVVIERQGKRLVALVPVEDLERLEEMEDQMLVAAADAALQEGGERVPWEQVKQEAGLP; from the coding sequence ATGACCAGTCTGAGCGTGTCCAAGCTCCGTGCTGACCTGGCGGATGCCATCAACCGCGTGGCGTACCGCAAGGAGCGGGTGGTGATTGAGCGGCAGGGGAAGAGGCTGGTGGCGCTGGTGCCGGTGGAGGACCTGGAGAGGCTGGAGGAGATGGAGGACCAGATGCTCGTGGCGGCGGCAGACGCGGCCCTGCAGGAGGGTGGCGAGCGTGTCCCCTGGGAGCAGGTGAAGCAGGAAGCGGGGCTGCCGTAG
- a CDS encoding type II toxin-antitoxin system RelE/ParE family toxin: MYELEFSQRARRSFLRLPGQMQARVQKELERLQTDPYHRGTKALQGGLAPYRRARVGDYRIVYEVEDDRVVVFVVEVVHRSGAYRE; encoded by the coding sequence GTGTACGAGCTGGAGTTCTCGCAGCGCGCTCGGCGCAGCTTCCTGCGCCTGCCCGGGCAGATGCAGGCCCGTGTTCAGAAGGAGTTGGAGCGGCTGCAGACCGACCCGTACCATCGGGGGACCAAGGCCCTCCAGGGGGGCCTGGCCCCGTACCGCCGGGCCCGCGTCGGCGACTACCGCATCGTGTACGAAGTCGAGGACGACCGCGTGGTTGTCTTCGTGGTAGAGGTCGTCCACCGTAGTGGCGCATACCGGGAGTGA
- a CDS encoding RDD family protein — protein MSDDQVTIETPEHIEVQYELAGIGSRALAGIFDFLLQGTLTVLVVWGLIWLGLVLKLQDMLGVVGAIIVASMGFLAFTVYYVTAEMLTGGQSPGKRIAGLRVIGVDGRPITFLQSALRNVIRAVDMMPFFYSVGLVSVFASSRAQRLGDMVAGTIVVKERLYALPEQTAPLADETAPQPLPPQVEARLRGSLHLLTAADVAAAERVVERRHELQPPLRRQLVRQIGEALLAKMPHVPPADFPDQERFLEAVVRLWRERRL, from the coding sequence ATGAGCGACGACCAGGTCACCATCGAGACGCCCGAGCACATCGAGGTGCAGTACGAACTGGCGGGCATCGGCTCACGGGCCCTGGCCGGCATCTTCGACTTCCTGCTCCAGGGCACCCTTACCGTGCTCGTCGTGTGGGGCCTGATCTGGCTCGGCCTGGTCCTGAAGCTCCAGGACATGCTGGGCGTGGTCGGCGCCATCATCGTCGCCAGCATGGGCTTCCTGGCTTTCACCGTCTACTATGTCACCGCCGAGATGCTAACCGGCGGCCAGAGCCCCGGCAAGCGCATCGCCGGCCTGCGCGTCATCGGCGTGGACGGCCGCCCCATCACGTTCCTGCAGTCCGCCCTGCGCAACGTCATCCGCGCCGTGGACATGATGCCCTTCTTCTACAGCGTGGGCCTCGTCTCCGTGTTCGCCAGCAGTCGTGCCCAGCGCCTGGGCGACATGGTGGCCGGCACGATCGTCGTCAAGGAGCGCCTGTACGCTCTGCCCGAGCAGACGGCGCCGCTGGCCGATGAGACCGCGCCCCAGCCGCTCCCGCCCCAGGTGGAGGCGCGGCTGCGTGGCAGCCTGCACTTGCTCACCGCCGCCGACGTGGCCGCCGCCGAGCGGGTCGTCGAGCGGCGCCACGAGTTGCAGCCGCCGCTGCGTCGGCAGCTCGTGCGGCAGATCGGCGAGGCGCTGCTGGCGAAGATGCCCCACGTTCCCCCGGCCGACTTCCCCGACCAGGAGCGCTTCCTCGAGGCCGTCGTGCGCCTGTGGCGCGAGCGGCGCCTGTAG
- a CDS encoding stage II sporulation protein M: MNAHAGRDRKQANWDRLTELLHRAEVQGLRTFSTDELREFSRLYRSASSDLSLARARERHDLARYLNQLVARTHAQIYSRPPRRRPEVLSFFVHTVPRTFRACFPFWLASLAILVVGGAIGYVATSTNPAWAEVFVGPGMRQALEGFVKQQTPPGEYFAPTAGVFGGGGFSTFLMTNNIQVALMCFAFGISAGVGTCYVLWRNALMLGAALGLGAFHSKLLLMAAVVAPHGVVEISAVVVAGGAGLRLGWALISPGDLLRRDALRVAGKQAGQLALGTIPMFVFAGLVEGLVSPIHTGPLASIPFRLWFGALSGVVMYAWLFSGFLHRRAEE; encoded by the coding sequence ATGAATGCTCATGCCGGCCGTGACAGGAAGCAGGCCAACTGGGATCGGCTGACCGAGCTGTTGCACCGGGCCGAGGTCCAGGGCTTGCGCACGTTCTCGACCGACGAGCTGCGGGAGTTCAGCCGCCTGTACCGCTCGGCTTCCAGCGATCTGTCGCTGGCCCGGGCGCGCGAGCGACACGACCTGGCCCGCTACCTCAACCAGCTCGTGGCCCGCACGCACGCGCAGATCTACTCCCGGCCCCCCCGCCGCCGCCCCGAGGTGCTGTCCTTCTTCGTGCACACCGTTCCCAGGACCTTCCGCGCCTGCTTTCCCTTCTGGCTGGCGTCGCTCGCGATCCTCGTGGTCGGCGGCGCCATCGGCTACGTGGCGACCAGTACCAACCCCGCCTGGGCGGAGGTGTTCGTCGGCCCGGGCATGAGGCAGGCGCTGGAGGGGTTCGTCAAGCAGCAGACGCCGCCAGGGGAGTACTTCGCGCCCACGGCCGGCGTCTTCGGCGGGGGCGGCTTCTCGACGTTCCTGATGACCAACAACATCCAGGTCGCGCTGATGTGCTTCGCCTTCGGCATCTCGGCGGGCGTGGGGACCTGCTACGTGTTGTGGCGCAACGCCCTGATGCTCGGGGCAGCGCTGGGCCTGGGGGCCTTTCACAGCAAGCTGCTGCTGATGGCGGCGGTCGTGGCGCCGCACGGGGTGGTGGAGATCTCGGCGGTGGTCGTGGCGGGGGGCGCGGGCTTGCGGCTGGGCTGGGCGCTCATCAGCCCGGGCGACCTGCTGCGGCGCGACGCCCTGCGGGTGGCGGGCAAGCAGGCGGGGCAGTTGGCGCTGGGCACCATCCCCATGTTCGTCTTCGCGGGCCTGGTCGAGGGCCTCGTCAGCCCGATCCATACCGGCCCGCTGGCCTCCATCCCCTTCCGCCTGTGGTTCGGCGCGCTGTCGGGGGTGGTGATGTATGCCTGGCTCTTCTCCGGCTTCCTGCACCGGCGGGCGGAGGAGTAG